The window GGAGAGTGGAGATCTCATGAAGCCTATGAATGAGTTCGACGGGATCATTGATTGGTTGAAGACGATTGACATATAGTGGAGGAAAAGGAGAAGGCATTATCATTCCTCGCAATGTTTTCAAACTCTTATAAGTTATTTGTGGAATCTTTGATTTGCAAGAAGGATACAATAATGTTAAAGCAAGCATAAGCAGTGTTGGTGTTTTGTGAAAtctgaaagaaaaataagaaagaagatAGAGATTCGGTTGACTTAGCATTGGTGGTTGAGAGTCGAAAGAACAAGTCAACTGAAAAGGGATCTAAAGGTGGCAAGTCTAGATCTGTTAATGTTTAGTTTTTTCAATGCAAATGGTAAGGACATATTTATCTAGATTATCCTACAAATGAAGGTAATGGAAACAAAAGTTAGTGTACTCTTGTTATCAATGATGATTATGATATAATCCTCGTGATTTTTAAAGGTATGGATGGAAATTATAGTGATGGTTGGTGTTTAGTTTCTACTTGTGTTAGTCAGATATGTTCTTGAGggaatgattttaatttagtttaagaACGGCTGATCTGGTTGAGAATTTGACTTTAAGCATAAGTTAATTGTGAATGTTAAGGGCATCGGAGTTGTGAGaatcaaaatgtttgatgAGACTGTCCACTCTTTGGTGGTTTGGCCTATGCTCCAAAGATGTGTAAGAATCTAATATCTTTGTGCCtaatagacacttgagtgtaTGAATATTTTGCTGAAGGTGGAGTGATAAAAGTCACACAAGAAATCATGCCTGATGAGAAGGAATTTGCAATGGTTTGTATCATATAGAAGGTGATGCCTCAAAAGGATGGGAACAGTGTACAAGAAATGGTAGCTAACACTGCTGTTGGCTCTCAAAAGCATTATAGAGAATGAGCGTCTTGTAACTATATCTTTACTCTAGGTGGAGCTAAAGTGGGTATGGGTGAATGTTCTAGTGAGGCTATTGAGAGAGTATGTACCATGGGGCTTTGGGTTGATttgagaaatcaagaaaagagGTTTTTATTGTACTTCCatttctcaataatagaaaaattatttcattatgtGGATGTAAGCAAGGATTGACACACGAATTGTGTTTTTAGTTTACttgatttttctattattttcctttgttgttttttaGGCAATTTCCCAACATATCAAATATCTAGTAATCTCATGCACCTTCGTCAATTGGGAATCTCATTCCCACTTTAGAAGGTGCTAACCTATATCCTTAATTAGTCAAGATCATGTTAATTGTAATTTGGCAGAGAAATACAATCATTTATTTACAAAGAATCTTGTAAGCGGGTACCATATAAGATATTAAAGATGTTTAGGCATCCCATTCTTAGATCATTTATCTAGGAATAGAATACACAGAGGTCATCTTCATTATCCCAAACAATcatgcctttttctttatttaacaaaaataatttagtaCTTAAAATGTAACGTATTATAACTGACTGATGTTAAACTAGGTCCAATTTAGTGTTATTTCCTAAGAACTAATAAGGCCATTTTTAGTATGGGACGTAGTAATGCAATAGAAAGGCTTTTCACTTTTGTGCTACAAGACTAACTGATACTAAATGGTGATGAGCTGAAGTTAATCTGACATTTTGAGAAAGCTTCTATGTTCACAGTACAATTTCTGGCTCACTTGATTCCTTTAATTTTAAGATACTTAGCTTCAGTTTCTTTGTTGAACATCTGCCAATGTTAATTGATATAGGAATTTAAAGTGTAAATTTGAATACATAGGTGCAACTGTAGCATTACGAAGACAGAAAGAGGTTAACCAATTTAGCCCTTAGAAAGTGAATTTTAAAGTGAATACCAAGAAAACCTATTGGTTGGCAAGATTTCCACTAAACTAAACCTGGAACTTATTTTCTCAGTCATAATTGACTGTGTTGTCAGAGGAGTATCAGTCTCAAAACTGACAGACATCTGCTGTATTACGATTACCTTAACTCAGTAGCTTAATTGCAGAAGCTTGTGaaatatattaaaacattGACTGCTTCTGGTTAATTATAGGGACTAGAGGCCTCAAAAGAAACAATGAAGAATCTTTGTGTAAATGAGTGAAGGTGAAGCAATGATGACGAACATTTGACATATCAGAAGTTTGATATTTTGAGGGCCCGAGGATCAGGTTGGAGCTTGTGTAAAAATAAGCTTTAACTGGGCACCAAACTTTTGAGCTAGTGAACAAGGACCTCCACAAACCTTTCCACTTTCCATGGCTGGACTTTGTTCTCGCATATCTTTTGCTTTGTAAAAAGCGCAAAGTGCAATCTGCTTTTCCTATAGGGTTCTACTGTCAGTGCACACTTCACTTCTGAATTTtcccctttctcttttcttctttttgtttgtgtGAACACATGGAATAAATGTCCCTCCTGTTCAAGGGCTGAAGATCATTTATTGTTGGTTGAGAGGCTGTAACATTGattcaacataaaaatatctttggTAATTTAATTGCTCCTACCAGGTTTTGCTACTTTTCTTAGTCATCCTGTGAGTCAATTTACGTTTATTTGAGGGATATATTAGCGAAAATTTAGCAGTTTTAAGACATCCTTCAGACTTCATTTTTGTTGATGACATATATTTTGGCATATATTTCACCATGTGGATATATTTGGTGGCATAATATTTGTGAACATTTAAAAGCATGAAGCTAAAGCCAATGCTTGCCTAGTAGAGAAATTGACAAAAGATGCATGTGACATGAACCAATAGAATCAAGCATGCTCAAGTTAGAATACTACAGATTGTAAGTTAAGAGGGTACCACTGTTGTGGGTAAAGTGATAGCTCCCTTGACAATGTTATGTGTTTCTTTACATGTGGCTGAACTTTGTTTCCTTTACACATATCCTTCAGAAAGTGAAAAAAGCGCAGCATTCTTTATTAAAGGTTAATGAGAGCCTACCTTTCTTTTGTTGAATAACACCTTGAACTTGGCTTTTCATTCCACTCAATCGAAAAACTCTGGACACCTTCAATGAAAGGCTGAGGAGTCAACCTGTCTACATCATAATCCTAGCCATCCACTGTCAGAGTGGGTGACCATACGGTCTCATTAACAAATGAGAATCTTGATTGAAATGCTTACTGTATGGAAAAAAGCACTGATACTTGACAAATGGCATTGCAGATATGGATACTTCAAAGCCTCTAAGATCAAGGAGGACCTCGactttaaaagtaaaaaggcTCACCAAAGGCTGATGATATTCACAGAATGCAACAGGTATGATCCACTGCGGCCATGAATTAAGGTCCTCCAATAACCCTTTGATATCCTATCTGTTGTAATGTTGTCTTTTTGTCATTTGTAGATGACAGAAAAAGGAGAATTATGCTTTTGTTAGAGCTTTTAATGTTTCAGGAGTATATATGCTATTTGGAGCAGGAGGCAACTTTTCCACCGTTTTCCCTGCTACATGACAGAGAAGTTGTTGACTACGTACAATGGTGCCTACATGATCATTACCATGAAGATTGGCACCAAGATGATACCAATGGTATATACAATAACCCTCTTCTAGAATGATTGTCTCGGTccaatttttctctaaatacTGTACCGAACAGAGTCAGATTGGCAATTGAGCTCAGTATATGCTTCTGTTGCGTGCTCACAAGTGTTgctttttcaacttttaatcCAAGTTCCAAATTGTGCAATTTTAATCGTACAAATGGGCATGTAGCAAACCTGAAGCTTTGTTAATGTAAATTTCCTGGTCTTGAGAAAGGATGGATTGCCACATATGCTTTACATTGTTCTGAGATATTGGTTACTGAAACCAAGGAATCTCAATCGATGATATACATTTGTGTAGAATAATGCTTTCTGAATATTCTATTAGAAGCATTAGTAGATGCTTTTATATTTCTGTCTAATGTAAGGTAAAAGCCATATGATGATTGTTCTTATTACTGAAAAGCAGAATAGATGAGATTCCTATAATCTTTAGCTTAATACCTACTGATAAGCAAATTATCTACACGTTATGTCCAATCTGGTGGGGGAATACATGTGGCTGGACTTACAGGATATTGCCTGTGGGACTTTCCTTGTAAAGCAAAGATCCCCCTTCTTGCATATTAAAGctaaacccttttttttttttgaaacactTCTGTTACTGACCCGTCTTTAATGTTGTTTTAATGGCTACGTCAATTTCCTTTACCCTAATAGAtggattaaatgaaattattcaAGGTTGCATTAGGCACCAGTTACTGATTGTTCAGTAGATTAACATGAGTAGATTATTATTGTTCAATCATATGAGCAAGAGGATTCTCAATGCCTTGTAGGAATAGCAGTGGAACATGCGGCATTCGGTTCAAAGGACCTGATTATTCTCTAATCTGTGTACCTTTCATTCTCTCTCATTTTCATAGCCAGAGTTCCCTTTAATATTTCTGTTTACCCTTGGTATAACTTCTGAATTACGTGATTAtcaggaaaaaggaaaaaaaaaaggccacATCCAAGTTgcgttttcttttttggataGACACTTTTCTGCTTGTCTAAGGTGGTGCATATGGAATCTTCAGCCAGAGAAAAAGAATGGGGCGAGCCAAAAGGCCCCTCGAGCGTTCGAATAATCTTCCAAGAAGAAGCTGGCAGTTTTGTTATCGGATCCCTCTCATCATTCACCGCCTTCTTGCTGGACTTCGCTCTTTTTTCCCCCAGAAACGGGTTTATGGCGaattctcttttcttaaaGGTCAGTACAGTAGGCCATCCATTTACTATGGAAGCCTTTgatgttttatttctttctctatcaaccaaatatttgaaattgaaaCAAAAGATGGAACACCAAGAAAAGGATAATTGTAATTGCAAAGCACTAAATTCCAAAATTATAGATATACATGCATTTACAAGATAGCATCATCTAgacaatcaacaaaattaCTAAACATATACTATCTAATTGATTCagaccaattagattgaaaaaGATACAGTATCAGCATTAGAGCTTTACTATCAACTCGTACAATTCTCATCTATAGAGGTTTctgtttcctttttcattttctcactGCATTTAGAACGAAGGGACAATGCCATATCCAGTTTCTGTCATTAGTGTTGTGGAGAACATCTGGTCCACTTCAACTTCGACATCTGTTCTCTTTGCAAACCGACCCTTGATGCGAGGTCTCGTTTCTGCATATGCCTTCCTTGAAGCATACCTTATTGTTTTTTCAAACtttcttgtcttcttcttctctctgtATCTCAAGACCCTGGCCTCCCTGTCCATTGGCGTAAGTTGGGTTGGCATCTGAATGGAAGGTCCAGAGAAGAGGTCAATTGTACCTTTGGGGGGCCTTCTGTGGGAGATTGAGATATCACTCATAGTTGATTCTGGCACAATCCCAACATCCACAGAGGAAAGGGAAACCTGATATGGTTCAAGTTAAGTTAGAAAAACATCATTTAACATACCGACTAGATAGGATATATTGTGTAAGCAATGCGCAATTCGCACATGAAGCTGAAGGAGAAAGCAATGCATGTCTGAAAAACAGAACCAATTATCATTCTAATATTTTCACAAATACTGGAAATACAACCATAAACTTGATATTAGCTTCTACAA is drawn from Theobroma cacao cultivar B97-61/B2 chromosome 4, Criollo_cocoa_genome_V2, whole genome shotgun sequence and contains these coding sequences:
- the LOC18601830 gene encoding uncharacterized protein LOC18601830 isoform X2, encoding MRNLNKALSRKIYGYFKASKIKEDLDFKSKKAHQRLMIFTECNRSIYAIWSRRQLFHRFPCYMTEKLLTTYNGAYMIITMKIGTKMIPMEKGKKKGHIQVAFSFLDRHFSACLRWCIWNLQPEKKNGASQKAPRAFE
- the LOC18601830 gene encoding uncharacterized protein LOC18601830 isoform X1 — translated: MLHLWGLKGDSKLRYGYFKASKIKEDLDFKSKKAHQRLMIFTECNRSIYAIWSRRQLFHRFPCYMTEKLLTTYNGAYMIITMKIGTKMIPMEKGKKKGHIQVAFSFLDRHFSACLRWCIWNLQPEKKNGASQKAPRAFE
- the LOC18601830 gene encoding uncharacterized protein LOC18601830 isoform X3, which gives rise to MLHLWGLKGDSKLRYGYFKASKIKEDLDFKSKKAHQRLMIFTECNRSIYAIWSRRQLFHRFPCYMTEKLLTTYNGAYMIITMKIGTKMIPME